The Leptospira kmetyi serovar Malaysia str. Bejo-Iso9 genome includes a window with the following:
- a CDS encoding polysaccharide biosynthesis protein, whose amino-acid sequence MLGQWNRRMWIFPLDLLFMGISFFLAHWIRFESFVFLASPERFFTSLIIVITVRAGVFILSDIYRSIWAYASIHDLVEIIKVTLLSSLISTTALLFYNRFEQLSRMVPVLDTLLLLSFLCIRSFSWRVFRDQYILKKSREEGLPTLILGAGKVGATLLSEIRRHNELKLNPVGFLDDNVQKIGAHIQGVPILAKIDQAEQMIHQFGVKQVIIAITNPDGKLISRLIRSFESTDVKFKILPSLGSLFFDSPKLNQLREVQVEDLLGRPVVDLEIESIRSYLKGKSILVTGAGGSIGSELCRQVAVFEPSRILLLDSAETPLYEIEYELKKKLQGQNVELVPIVADIKNLSRVSSIFEKHSPQVVFHSAAYKHVPMMEVNPTEAVMNNVLGTKNIADISRLSGVERFVLISTDKAVNPVNIMGASKRAAELYLQHISRETRTKFITVRFGNVLGSNGSVIPRFREQIANGGPVTVTHPDVIRYFMTIPEATQLVLQAGSMGERGEIFILEMGEPVKILNLAEEMIRLCGLRPHVDIPIQFTGLRPGEKLFEELLLDLEGIKKTHHPKIKIAAPLENQEPTTFVARFNELLNAGRTNKDKDIFLAFKALVPEYKIHGDYLNEANAGIVDQQNLKNG is encoded by the coding sequence ATGCTCGGTCAGTGGAATCGAAGAATGTGGATCTTCCCTTTGGATCTGCTCTTCATGGGAATTTCTTTCTTTTTGGCGCATTGGATCCGTTTTGAATCCTTCGTTTTTTTGGCGTCTCCGGAAAGATTTTTCACGTCTCTCATCATCGTAATCACCGTGAGGGCCGGGGTTTTTATTCTCTCCGACATCTATCGATCGATCTGGGCCTACGCTTCGATCCACGATCTTGTGGAAATCATCAAGGTTACGCTTCTTTCTTCCCTGATTTCGACCACCGCGCTTTTATTTTACAATCGTTTCGAACAGCTCTCGAGAATGGTTCCCGTTTTGGACACCCTTCTTCTCTTAAGCTTTCTTTGTATCCGCAGTTTTTCCTGGAGAGTGTTCCGCGATCAATACATTCTCAAGAAGTCGAGAGAGGAAGGACTTCCTACCTTGATTCTCGGAGCCGGAAAAGTAGGAGCTACTTTACTTTCGGAGATCCGTAGACACAACGAACTAAAACTGAACCCGGTCGGTTTCTTGGACGACAACGTTCAAAAGATCGGAGCGCATATCCAAGGGGTTCCGATTCTTGCCAAGATCGATCAAGCCGAACAGATGATCCATCAGTTCGGAGTGAAGCAGGTTATCATTGCGATCACCAATCCCGACGGGAAGTTGATCAGCCGTTTGATCCGTTCCTTTGAAAGTACGGATGTGAAGTTCAAAATTCTTCCTTCGCTCGGTTCTTTGTTTTTCGATTCTCCGAAGTTGAATCAACTCCGCGAAGTTCAGGTGGAAGACCTTTTGGGTCGTCCGGTTGTGGACTTGGAAATCGAATCGATTCGTTCTTATCTAAAAGGTAAATCCATTCTTGTCACCGGCGCGGGTGGTTCGATCGGAAGCGAACTTTGCAGACAAGTCGCGGTCTTTGAACCTTCTAGAATCCTTCTTTTGGATTCCGCCGAAACGCCGTTATACGAAATCGAATACGAACTCAAGAAAAAACTGCAGGGTCAGAATGTGGAACTCGTTCCGATCGTCGCGGACATCAAAAATCTTTCCAGAGTCAGTTCGATCTTCGAAAAACATTCTCCGCAAGTCGTGTTTCATTCGGCGGCTTACAAACACGTTCCGATGATGGAAGTCAATCCTACCGAAGCGGTGATGAATAACGTTCTCGGAACGAAAAACATCGCGGACATTTCCAGACTTTCCGGCGTGGAACGATTCGTTTTGATCTCCACGGACAAGGCGGTCAATCCGGTCAACATCATGGGCGCATCCAAACGCGCGGCCGAATTATATCTGCAACATATCTCGAGAGAAACCAGAACCAAGTTCATCACGGTTCGTTTCGGGAACGTTCTCGGTTCCAACGGTTCGGTGATTCCCCGTTTCCGCGAGCAGATCGCAAACGGGGGACCGGTTACCGTCACACATCCCGACGTTATACGCTACTTCATGACGATTCCCGAAGCGACACAACTCGTGTTGCAGGCCGGAAGTATGGGAGAACGCGGAGAGATTTTTATTCTCGAGATGGGAGAACCCGTTAAGATTTTAAATCTCGCCGAAGAAATGATTCGTCTCTGCGGACTCAGGCCGCACGTCGATATTCCGATTCAATTCACCGGACTTAGACCGGGAGAAAAGTTGTTCGAAGAACTTCTTCTCGATTTGGAAGGAATCAAAAAAACGCATCATCCTAAGATCAAGATCGCCGCTCCTCTGGAGAATCAGGAACCGACCACCTTCGTCGCAAGGTTCAACGAACTTCTGAACGCGGGAAGAACGAACAAGGACAAGGACATCTTTCTTGCGTTTAAGGCCTTGGTTCCCGAATACAAGATCCACGGCGATTATCTCAACGAAGCCAACGCGGGCATCGTAGATCAGCAAAACCTGAAGAATGGATAA
- a CDS encoding ClpXP protease specificity-enhancing factor SspB: MDKQNLKEEILTLRKFKRSLFDLYWDQFGTFYLHALPHPQLVIGKRGLVGDEKESGIVLVFSPKGGVRNLDAGEEWIYAELQFGYTWEEVFIPWDCILRYFDKTQQTLTNMKVFTTEPEIFKKDSPSAEKTVSTEKKEGDTKDDKSNVIQVDFGSKSKQ, from the coding sequence ATGGATAAACAGAATCTGAAAGAGGAAATTCTGACTCTCAGAAAGTTCAAACGTTCTTTGTTCGATCTTTACTGGGACCAGTTCGGAACCTTCTACTTACACGCGCTTCCCCATCCGCAATTGGTCATCGGCAAACGCGGGTTAGTCGGAGACGAAAAAGAATCCGGAATCGTTCTCGTATTCAGTCCCAAAGGCGGGGTTCGCAATTTGGACGCCGGGGAAGAATGGATCTACGCCGAACTTCAATTCGGTTACACCTGGGAAGAGGTTTTTATTCCCTGGGATTGTATATTACGTTATTTTGATAAAACACAACAAACATTGACGAACATGAAGGTTTTTACGACGGAACCGGAGATATTCAAAAAGGATTCTCCTTCCGCCGAGAAGACGGTTTCAACAGAGAAAAAAGAGGGTGATACGAAGGACGACAAGTCCAACGTAATTCAAGTGGATTTTGGGAGTAAATCGAAACAATGA
- a CDS encoding permease, with the protein MSQNKFKWFVLGDLDGFFGLMIDNLIQILVLSFLLTTLCGVPGDFVYKVILPGTAISLLLGNLFYSWQAHRLAVRENRTDVTALPYGINTVSLFAFVFFIILPVYKKTGDYKTAWQVGLVASFLSGLIEMGGSFIAEKIRKVTPRAALLSSLAGIAITFISMDFLVRTFQNPLIAFLPFGVILLQYFARVVFPFRLPGGLVSVVLGTILAWSQGVWGNPMMDAALLKGSSSQIGFYFPVLAIGDLFSALGSANIGEYLAVVIPMGIFNVIGSLQNIESAEASGDSFNTRDSLLANGVGTVVGSFFGSPFPTTIYIGHPGWKALGARAGYSTLNGVFMTVVALFGLLAFIQALIPVEAGMAIVLWIGIVIGSQAFEATPSRHAPAVVIGTLPALAGWGVLLVQSTFNYVDRSVAGVLENAGVKETAHLWMSDVPLALPFLPYPLGGLLSLSQGFLISSMIWSSIAVFVIDRDFKKALITCLIAAVLSATGFIHGFSLRGNDILNQFDVGLNSFVVAYALLGVLFLLASFFRKEPRKV; encoded by the coding sequence ATGAGCCAGAATAAATTCAAATGGTTTGTACTTGGGGATTTGGACGGATTTTTCGGTCTGATGATCGACAATCTGATTCAGATTCTCGTTCTTTCTTTTTTGCTGACCACGCTCTGTGGTGTTCCGGGTGACTTCGTGTATAAGGTCATTCTTCCGGGGACGGCAATTTCTCTTCTACTCGGGAATCTTTTCTATTCCTGGCAGGCGCATCGTCTTGCAGTTAGGGAGAATCGAACCGACGTCACCGCTCTTCCGTACGGAATCAATACGGTTTCGTTGTTCGCGTTCGTTTTCTTTATTATACTTCCCGTATATAAGAAAACCGGCGATTACAAAACCGCGTGGCAGGTCGGACTCGTTGCGAGTTTTCTTTCCGGTCTGATCGAGATGGGCGGTTCCTTTATCGCGGAAAAGATCCGTAAGGTCACTCCCCGCGCCGCGCTTCTTTCCTCTTTGGCGGGGATCGCAATTACGTTTATCTCGATGGACTTTTTGGTTCGTACGTTTCAGAATCCGTTGATCGCATTCTTACCTTTCGGAGTGATTCTGCTTCAGTATTTCGCTCGGGTCGTGTTTCCGTTTCGTTTGCCGGGCGGTCTCGTTTCCGTCGTGTTGGGAACCATTCTCGCTTGGTCCCAAGGCGTTTGGGGAAATCCGATGATGGATGCGGCCTTGCTCAAAGGTTCTTCTAGTCAGATCGGTTTTTATTTTCCGGTGCTTGCGATCGGGGATTTGTTTTCGGCTCTCGGGTCCGCGAACATCGGCGAATATCTCGCGGTCGTGATTCCGATGGGAATTTTCAACGTGATCGGTTCTTTGCAGAACATCGAATCCGCGGAAGCTTCGGGAGATTCTTTCAACACAAGAGATTCTCTTTTGGCGAACGGTGTCGGAACCGTTGTCGGTTCTTTTTTCGGTTCTCCATTTCCTACGACGATCTACATCGGTCATCCGGGTTGGAAGGCGCTCGGTGCAAGAGCGGGTTATTCCACTCTGAACGGAGTGTTTATGACGGTCGTCGCGCTCTTCGGTCTTCTTGCGTTCATCCAAGCCTTGATTCCGGTCGAAGCCGGAATGGCGATCGTTCTTTGGATCGGAATCGTGATCGGTTCTCAAGCGTTTGAAGCGACTCCTTCCAGACACGCACCCGCCGTCGTGATCGGAACCTTGCCTGCGCTTGCGGGTTGGGGAGTTTTGCTCGTTCAATCCACGTTCAATTATGTGGATCGTTCGGTCGCGGGAGTTCTCGAGAATGCGGGCGTGAAAGAAACCGCACATCTTTGGATGTCCGACGTTCCTCTGGCGCTTCCATTCTTACCGTACCCTCTCGGAGGATTGTTGAGTTTGTCGCAAGGGTTTTTGATTTCCTCGATGATCTGGTCTTCGATCGCTGTTTTTGTAATCGATCGGGATTTTAAAAAAGCTTTGATCACTTGTTTGATCGCGGCAGTTCTTTCCGCGACCGGATTTATCCACGGATTCTCTTTGAGAGGAAACGATATTCTCAATCAGTTCGATGTCGGTTTAAATTCTTTCGTAGTCGCGTATGCGTTGCTCGGAGTTTTATTCTTGCTCGCTTCTTTTTTTAGAAAGGAACCAAGAAAAGTTTAA
- the htpX gene encoding protease HtpX, translating into MWFKRIGLFLLTNILVVVTISIITSVLGIGPYLDANGINLSSLLVFCFLWGMGGAFVSLLLSKFMAKMMMGVQIIDPRSASGVERELYSRVERLARAANLPMPEVGIYHSPEVNAFATGPSKSSSLVAVSSGLLQVMDNAEVEGVLAHELAHVANGDMVTMTLVQGVVNAFVMFFSRIISYALSTMVKEDLQYTVRLVANIVLSILFSILGSIVVAYFSRTREYRADAGGAKLAGRQNMIAALEKLRRTFDAPEDERGGDALATMKISGHSKWMALFSTHPPLEARIAALKNSGY; encoded by the coding sequence ATGTGGTTTAAACGAATTGGGTTGTTTTTGCTGACCAATATTCTCGTGGTCGTAACGATTTCCATCATTACGAGCGTGTTGGGAATCGGTCCGTATCTGGACGCAAACGGAATCAATCTGAGTTCCCTGCTCGTGTTCTGTTTCCTTTGGGGAATGGGCGGCGCTTTCGTATCTTTGCTTTTATCCAAGTTCATGGCGAAGATGATGATGGGAGTGCAGATCATCGATCCTAGATCCGCGTCCGGAGTCGAAAGAGAATTGTATTCCAGAGTGGAAAGACTCGCAAGAGCCGCGAATCTTCCGATGCCCGAAGTGGGAATCTATCATTCTCCCGAAGTCAACGCGTTTGCGACCGGACCTTCCAAGTCCAGTTCTCTTGTAGCCGTTTCCAGCGGTTTGTTGCAAGTGATGGACAACGCGGAAGTGGAAGGAGTTCTCGCGCACGAGTTGGCCCACGTCGCCAACGGAGACATGGTGACCATGACTTTGGTGCAGGGAGTTGTTAACGCTTTTGTAATGTTCTTTTCGAGAATCATCAGTTACGCGCTCAGCACGATGGTGAAGGAAGACCTTCAATACACGGTTCGTCTTGTGGCGAATATCGTGCTCAGTATTCTCTTCAGCATTCTCGGATCGATCGTGGTCGCGTATTTCTCCAGAACCAGGGAATACCGTGCGGACGCGGGCGGTGCGAAACTTGCGGGACGTCAGAATATGATCGCCGCTCTTGAAAAACTGAGACGCACATTCGACGCACCCGAAGACGAAAGAGGCGGAGACGCTCTTGCTACGATGAAAATTTCCGGTCATAGCAAATGGATGGCCTTGTTTTCGACACATCCACCTTTGGAAGCGAGAATCGCCGCTCTGAAGAATTCCGGTTACTAA
- a CDS encoding adenine phosphoribosyltransferase yields the protein MSIVKSKIRTIPDYPKPGILFRDITSLLLDPEGLALTIGTFVNRYQGKGITKVAGIEARGFLTGAPLAFQLGVGFIPIRKKGKLPSETVSEEYDLEYGKDVIEIHKDAVQPGDRILLMDDLIATGGTMIAAVKLLRKLGAEVYEAGVIIDLPDLGGGKKLQEELKVPIFAICEFEGH from the coding sequence ATGTCTATTGTTAAATCCAAAATCAGAACCATTCCCGATTACCCGAAACCGGGAATTTTGTTTCGCGATATTACTTCACTCTTACTCGATCCCGAAGGACTTGCTCTTACGATCGGAACCTTCGTAAACCGTTACCAAGGCAAGGGAATCACAAAGGTCGCCGGAATTGAAGCCAGAGGTTTTCTCACCGGAGCTCCGCTCGCGTTCCAACTCGGCGTGGGTTTTATTCCCATCCGTAAAAAAGGAAAACTTCCTTCCGAGACCGTGTCGGAAGAATACGATTTAGAATACGGAAAAGACGTGATCGAAATTCACAAAGACGCGGTCCAACCGGGAGATAGAATTCTTCTGATGGACGATTTGATCGCGACCGGCGGAACGATGATCGCCGCTGTGAAATTACTCAGAAAACTCGGAGCCGAAGTCTACGAAGCCGGAGTCATCATCGATCTTCCGGATTTGGGCGGCGGTAAAAAACTTCAGGAAGAATTGAAGGTTCCGATTTTCGCGATCTGCGAGTTCGAAGGACATTAG
- a CDS encoding S1C family serine protease, which translates to MKLVTPVVSIALILIARFEIQAVESPLPFDELRKGVVQIRVYSQAVNPFSPWTTDPVRASSGTGFLIGNKRILTNAHVVSNAKFVQVQRYNQTEWYSVKILHLAHDCDLAVLEAESADFYKDSRDLQLGEIPELNSPLIVVGYPIGGNKVSVTRGIVSRKDQSVYSHSAVDSHLVLQVDAAINPGNSGGPAIQDDKVVGVAFQVATKGENIGYLIPTNVIRHFLTDIEDGKYDGYVELGVRTLNSFNVSLRKAKGIPDHLEGVFVSRILKNGSAENFLKEGDFLTEIDGFPIGKNGTVMQDKDARVDFVEVVDNKHAGDKISFKLYRNGKEISVSFPARRMPDFDFMRNQYDKPYPFEMIGGLLFQEMSRDLITSWSRGGNTSGGSQLLYRFFYFIEDGLNRNKRTDVVLYRKLSHPVNSSSDYFVNLVLESVNGIPVSELSDLQKILKESKDKYLRLKFLDVQVPLVLNREEAEKADEKIRKTYGLE; encoded by the coding sequence TTGAAACTCGTTACTCCGGTTGTTTCGATCGCGCTGATTTTGATCGCGCGTTTCGAAATTCAGGCCGTCGAAAGCCCTCTTCCCTTCGACGAACTCCGAAAGGGAGTCGTTCAAATCAGGGTTTATTCCCAAGCGGTGAACCCCTTTTCCCCCTGGACCACCGATCCGGTGAGAGCCAGTTCGGGAACCGGTTTTTTAATCGGAAATAAAAGAATTCTTACCAACGCGCACGTCGTTTCCAACGCGAAGTTCGTTCAGGTTCAACGTTACAATCAAACGGAATGGTACAGCGTTAAAATTCTTCACTTGGCGCATGACTGCGATTTGGCGGTGCTCGAAGCGGAGAGCGCGGATTTTTATAAGGACTCGAGAGATCTTCAGCTCGGAGAGATTCCCGAACTCAATTCTCCCTTGATCGTGGTCGGTTATCCGATCGGAGGAAACAAGGTTTCCGTTACGAGAGGGATCGTATCGAGAAAGGATCAATCGGTTTATTCCCATTCTGCGGTCGACAGTCATTTGGTTTTACAAGTCGACGCCGCGATCAATCCGGGTAACTCGGGCGGTCCTGCGATTCAGGACGACAAGGTGGTCGGAGTCGCGTTTCAAGTCGCGACCAAAGGGGAGAATATCGGTTATCTGATCCCCACCAACGTTATACGCCATTTCCTCACGGATATTGAGGACGGAAAATACGACGGTTACGTCGAACTCGGAGTGAGAACCCTCAATTCGTTTAACGTTTCTTTGAGAAAAGCGAAAGGAATTCCGGATCATCTCGAAGGAGTTTTCGTTTCTAGAATTTTGAAAAACGGTTCCGCGGAAAATTTTCTAAAAGAAGGAGATTTTCTTACGGAGATCGACGGCTTTCCGATCGGAAAAAACGGAACCGTGATGCAGGATAAGGACGCAAGGGTGGACTTCGTCGAGGTTGTGGATAACAAACACGCGGGAGATAAGATCTCCTTTAAGTTGTATCGAAACGGCAAGGAGATATCCGTTTCCTTTCCGGCGCGTCGTATGCCCGATTTTGACTTTATGAGAAATCAATACGATAAACCGTATCCGTTCGAGATGATCGGAGGTCTTCTTTTTCAGGAGATGTCCCGGGATCTCATCACGAGTTGGAGCCGAGGCGGAAACACTTCCGGGGGAAGCCAGCTCTTATACAGATTTTTTTATTTCATAGAAGACGGTCTCAATCGGAACAAAAGAACGGACGTCGTCTTATACCGCAAACTTTCTCATCCGGTGAATTCTTCCTCGGATTATTTCGTAAATCTCGTTTTGGAATCGGTAAACGGAATTCCCGTTTCCGAACTGAGCGATCTTCAGAAAATTCTCAAGGAATCCAAGGATAAGTATCTGCGTCTGAAGTTTTTGGACGTTCAGGTTCCGCTCGTTTTGAACCGCGAAGAGGCCGAAAAAGCGGACGAAAAAATCCGCAAAACATACGGTCTGGAATAG
- a CDS encoding PDZ domain-containing protein, whose protein sequence is MFKSRIILVFLLVLFAPTFAVSAEVSPKEKTDLLLIKKKSSKTKDQPKGKKESNKNETSSEEKTETPARSKSHQELYHKSIVQIKVTFQEPEYHQPWKKKNPRVRRGVGVVTEGNRILIPYSLLPDATLVEVKKYSSYSEMKAVVFRQDPESNLALLRVEKKNFFDDLVPLEFSPVSVFPKQANVYQLDNSGSIQATAISLLSMDMDQMPLGQVELPVVDVSSSEGLNGFGEVVIENGKVSGLLYDFTSGKNSGRIIPSFIIQKFLNTPGTNVFGYKGFRFRPITDGSVKKYYGMEESDSGILVADVIPGSSASGVLKLEDVILEFGGKNVDSKGYINHPLYGKQVLSFLAHAGDAFGYSLGKEIPILVLRDKKKINLNMKLKPFPHSAVRIPFKNIPASNDFAVEGGFVFLELSEALLEEWGKDWRSRVDRKLLYLYDYSKFHEKEGDEGKIVLLSQVLPDESNNGFHDLSFKIVEKIDGKEVKSVQDLRKNIREGKSDFALISLDDGTEIALDRGKLGEINDRIYKSYKIRFSQNGN, encoded by the coding sequence ATGTTTAAATCCAGGATCATACTCGTATTCTTACTCGTCCTTTTTGCGCCGACTTTCGCGGTTTCCGCGGAAGTTTCCCCCAAGGAAAAAACGGATCTTCTTCTCATTAAAAAAAAATCTTCTAAAACGAAGGATCAACCGAAGGGCAAAAAAGAATCCAACAAAAACGAAACTTCTTCCGAGGAAAAGACGGAAACCCCCGCTCGTTCGAAAAGCCATCAGGAACTCTATCATAAAAGTATAGTTCAGATCAAGGTTACGTTTCAAGAACCGGAATACCACCAACCTTGGAAGAAAAAAAATCCGAGGGTTCGCAGAGGAGTCGGAGTCGTAACCGAAGGCAATCGGATTCTCATCCCCTATTCTCTTTTGCCCGACGCCACATTGGTCGAGGTCAAAAAATATTCTTCGTATTCGGAAATGAAAGCAGTCGTGTTTCGTCAAGATCCCGAATCCAATCTCGCTCTTCTTCGGGTGGAAAAGAAAAATTTCTTCGACGATCTGGTTCCTCTCGAATTTTCACCCGTCTCGGTTTTTCCGAAACAGGCCAACGTATATCAACTCGATAACTCCGGTTCGATTCAAGCGACCGCGATTTCTCTGTTGAGTATGGACATGGATCAAATGCCTCTCGGGCAAGTGGAACTTCCGGTCGTGGACGTAAGTTCGAGCGAAGGTCTGAACGGTTTCGGCGAGGTCGTCATCGAAAACGGAAAAGTGTCCGGTCTTCTGTACGATTTCACTTCCGGAAAAAATTCGGGAAGAATCATTCCTTCTTTTATCATTCAAAAATTCTTAAATACTCCCGGAACGAACGTGTTCGGTTATAAGGGATTTCGTTTTCGTCCGATCACGGACGGTTCCGTTAAAAAATACTACGGAATGGAAGAATCGGATTCTGGCATTCTCGTCGCGGACGTGATTCCCGGCTCCTCCGCGAGCGGGGTTTTGAAATTGGAGGACGTCATCCTTGAGTTCGGCGGAAAAAACGTGGACTCGAAGGGTTATATCAATCATCCGTTGTATGGTAAACAAGTTCTTTCCTTCTTGGCGCACGCGGGCGACGCGTTCGGTTATTCGTTGGGAAAGGAAATTCCGATTCTTGTTTTGAGGGATAAGAAGAAGATCAATCTCAATATGAAGCTGAAACCCTTCCCTCATTCCGCAGTTCGTATTCCGTTTAAAAACATTCCCGCTTCCAACGACTTTGCGGTCGAAGGCGGTTTTGTTTTTCTCGAACTTTCGGAAGCCCTTTTGGAAGAATGGGGAAAGGATTGGAGATCCAGAGTCGATCGTAAACTTCTCTATCTTTACGACTATTCCAAGTTTCACGAGAAAGAAGGAGACGAAGGCAAGATCGTTCTTTTGTCCCAGGTGCTTCCGGACGAATCGAACAACGGGTTTCACGATTTGAGTTTTAAGATCGTGGAAAAAATCGACGGAAAGGAAGTGAAGTCGGTTCAGGATCTAAGAAAGAATATCCGCGAAGGAAAATCCGATTTCGCATTAATTTCTTTGGACGACGGAACGGAAATCGCTTTGGACAGAGGCAAACTCGGCGAGATCAACGATCGAATCTATAAAAGTTATAAGATTCGATTCTCCCAAAACGGAAACTGA
- a CDS encoding AZOBR_p60025 family cell surface glycopolymer formation protein — MKTEGSGLFVSKIRSAFENPLLILPLFFTLYALASILIWKKYDWNPSSQVNFGMQFVTQNPEQTPKGAVVFLGRPGDLGAGYDGQIFYYYSRMLSDIGLNWPKGFEENIRAPRIGYPLLVSVFGIFGGAWGTVFGMYFLNLAAVLISWFLLRDLCGEKYRIYSSFYLFSPFFLGSYALLVSDAVLAGFLVLTFWLYQKEKWIWFSVCGGLSILVKEQAFFLLFPLGIGSLLDRNFKHSIRILSTLLLPFLWALFLRIQFPSWSPARFTDFFAPLDGFIGYWKEINELGIFSFLNVPDFETGLTLFAKKFSRVPIFLLFLAGLFVFGSGNWKRGIAERLSFFMVLFSVFSAGYVLYWSSYENVSRMFTVSIAFLIFWKLKDDEIRDGAFWIVVGSIFFLFLFKLAFISSTLPYEIWK, encoded by the coding sequence ATGAAAACCGAAGGATCGGGTTTGTTCGTTTCGAAAATTCGATCAGCGTTCGAGAATCCTCTGCTGATTCTTCCCTTATTCTTTACGTTATACGCTCTTGCTTCGATTTTGATCTGGAAAAAATACGACTGGAATCCCAGTTCGCAGGTCAACTTCGGAATGCAGTTCGTGACACAAAACCCCGAACAAACTCCGAAGGGCGCGGTCGTGTTTTTGGGTCGACCGGGCGACTTGGGAGCCGGTTACGACGGACAGATCTTTTATTATTACTCAAGAATGTTAAGCGACATCGGTTTAAACTGGCCGAAAGGATTCGAAGAAAACATAAGAGCGCCGAGAATCGGTTATCCTCTTTTGGTTTCCGTTTTTGGAATCTTCGGCGGAGCCTGGGGAACCGTTTTCGGAATGTATTTTCTAAATCTCGCAGCCGTTTTGATTTCTTGGTTTTTGCTTCGCGATCTCTGCGGTGAAAAATATAGGATCTATTCGAGCTTTTATCTTTTCTCTCCGTTCTTCCTGGGAAGTTATGCGCTCTTGGTCAGCGACGCGGTCCTCGCCGGATTTTTGGTTCTTACGTTTTGGCTGTATCAAAAGGAAAAATGGATTTGGTTTTCCGTATGCGGAGGACTTTCCATTCTCGTCAAGGAACAAGCGTTCTTTCTTCTTTTTCCGTTGGGAATCGGATCCCTCTTGGATCGAAACTTCAAACATTCGATTCGAATTCTTTCGACGTTGTTATTGCCCTTTTTGTGGGCGCTGTTTTTAAGAATTCAGTTTCCGAGCTGGTCTCCGGCGAGGTTCACGGATTTTTTCGCTCCGTTGGACGGTTTTATCGGATATTGGAAAGAAATCAACGAACTTGGAATATTCTCCTTTTTGAATGTTCCGGATTTTGAAACCGGTCTTACTCTTTTTGCAAAGAAGTTTTCGAGGGTTCCGATCTTTCTTTTATTCCTCGCGGGTTTGTTCGTTTTCGGAAGCGGAAATTGGAAACGGGGAATCGCGGAAAGACTTTCGTTCTTTATGGTTTTGTTTTCGGTTTTTTCCGCGGGTTATGTGTTGTATTGGTCCTCGTACGAGAACGTCTCGAGAATGTTCACGGTCTCGATCGCGTTTTTGATCTTTTGGAAATTGAAGGACGATGAAATCCGCGACGGCGCGTTTTGGATCGTAGTAGGAAGTATATTCTTCTTGTTTTTGTTTAAACTCGCGTTTATCTCCTCGACCTTGCCGTACGAAATCTGGAAATAA
- a CDS encoding Fur family transcriptional regulator, whose protein sequence is MEDKKATLRNTKQKGEILKVLEAAKGPLSIKEIYELSRKNLDNLGIATVYRAVNHLMETGAINEIHLPGESSRFEASHLHHHHHFHCKKCDRVYDIEICPFPLDKSPKGFTVDTHEIILYGTCSDCNSKAK, encoded by the coding sequence GTGGAAGATAAAAAAGCGACCCTCAGAAACACGAAACAAAAAGGGGAAATTCTAAAAGTCCTCGAAGCCGCCAAAGGCCCCTTATCGATCAAGGAAATCTACGAACTTTCCCGAAAGAACTTGGACAACTTGGGAATCGCCACGGTTTACAGAGCCGTCAATCATCTCATGGAAACCGGAGCGATCAACGAGATCCATTTACCGGGAGAATCTTCCCGCTTTGAAGCGAGCCATTTACACCACCATCACCACTTTCACTGCAAAAAATGCGATCGGGTCTATGACATAGAGATCTGTCCGTTTCCTCTGGACAAAAGTCCGAAAGGATTTACCGTGGACACCCATGAGATCATTCTCTATGGAACCTGCTCCGACTGTAATTCCAAGGCAAAATGA